Proteins from a single region of Palaemon carinicauda isolate YSFRI2023 chromosome 1, ASM3689809v2, whole genome shotgun sequence:
- the LOC137642162 gene encoding uncharacterized protein: MTSIKSSFFIIAVLACSTSYAKVIHVGQASNVVEGCVINCSLGEYRQHPFDCSKFIQCGPSGPSVLNCPNGLIWSQKVLTCMSTISVQCDTGKYLNPDGLPCNEEPTEEPPTQAPTHGPTPRPTTKAPTQPPTQEPTPRPTTKVPTQPPTQEPTPRPTTKAPTQPPTQEPTPRPTTKAPTQPPTQEPTPRPTTKAPTQPPTQEPTPRPTTKAPTQPPTQEPTPRPTTKAPTQPPTMEPTPRPTTKAPTQPPTMEPTPRPTTKAPTQPPTQEPTPRPTTKAPTQAPTQEPTPRPTTKAPTQPPTEAPTPMPTEAHPTHLPTVVPTEEPTPGECDFKCPKLTGVFPHPRDCARYFTCLFRKPTEHKCPFGLHFSDKMNICAIPALAKCKATPDAQC, translated from the exons ATGACTTCTATCAAGAGCTCATTTTTCATAATTGCTGTGCTGGCATGTAGCACTTCCTATGCAAAAG TTATCCATGTTGGTCAAGCCAGTAATGTTGTAGAAGGATGCGTCATCAACTGCTCTCTAGGAGAATACCGTCAACATCCTTTTGACTGTTCAAAGTTTATACAATGTGGCCCTTCAGGTCCTTCAGTTTTGAACTGTCCAAATGGATTAATCTGGAGTCAGAAGGTTTTGACTTGCATGTCAACCATTTCAGTTCAGTGTGACACTGGAAAATATCTGAATCCAGATGGTTTACCTTGTAATGAGGAACCAACAGAAGAACCTCCCACTCAGGCACCTACACACGGACCCACACCTCGCCCAACTACTAAAGCCCCAACTCAACCTCCTACACAGGAGCCCACACCTCGACCAACTACTAAAGTCCCAACTCAGCCACCAACACAGGAACCCACACCTCGCCCAACTACAAAAGCCCCAACTCAGCCACCAACACAAGAACCTACACCTCGACCAACCACTAAAGCCCCAACTCAGCCCCCTACACAGGAACCCACACCTCGCCCAACAACTAAAGCCCCAACTCAACCACCTACACAGGAACCCACACCTCGACCAACCACTAAAGCCCCAACTCAGCCCCCTACACAAGAACCTACACCTCGACCAACCACTAAAGCCCCAACTCAGCCCCCTACAATGGAACCCACACCACGACCAACTACTAAAGCCCCAACTCAGCCCCCTACAATGGAACCCACACCTCGCCCAACCACTAAAGCCCCAACTCAGCCCCCTACACAGGAACCCACACCTCGCCCAACCACTAAAGCCCCAACTCAGGCCCCTACACAAGAGCCCACACCTCGCCCAACCACTAAAGCCCCAACTCAACCACCAACAGAGGCACCCACACCTATGCCTACTGAAGCGCACCCCACCCACCTACCTACCGTCGTTCCAACTGAAGAACCTACACCAGGAGAATGTGATTTTAAATGCCCAAAGCTTACTGGCGTATTTCCCCATCCACGAGACTGTGCACGTTATTTCACATGCCTTTTCAGAAAACCAACGGAGCACAAGTGTCCTTTTGGTCTGCATTTTAGTGATAAAATGAACATCTGTGCCATTCCAGCTTTGGCCAAATGCAAAGCCACACCTGACGCTCAATGTTAA
- the LOC137642170 gene encoding uncharacterized protein: protein MTSIKSSFFIIAVLAFSTSYAKVIHVGQASAVVEGCVINCSLGGYLQHPFDCSKFIQCGPSGPSVLNCPNGLIWNQNVLTCMSSLSVKCETGKYLNPDGLPCNEEPTEEPPTQAPTHEPTPRPTTKAPTQPPTQEPTPRPTTKAPTQPPTQEPTPRPTTKVPTQPPTQEPTPRPTTKAPTQPPTQEPTPRPTTKAPTQPPTQEPTPRPTTKAPTQPPTQEPTPRPTTKAPTQPPTQEPTPRPTTKSPTQPPTQEPTPRPSTKAPTQPPTMEPTPRPTTKAPTQPPTQEPTPRPTTKAPTQPPTQEPTPRPTTKAPTQAPTQEPTPHPTTKTPTQPPTEAPTPMPTEAHPTHLPTVVPTEEPTPGECDFKCPKLTGVFPHPRDCARYFVCLFKKPTEHKCPLGMHFSDKMNICTIPALAKCKATPDAQC from the exons ATGACTTCTATCAAGAGCTCATTCTTCATAATTGCTGTGCTGGCATTTAGCACTTCCTATGCAAAAG TCATCCACGTTGGTCAAGCCAGTGCTGTTGTAGAAGGATGTGTCATCAATTGCTCTCTAGGAGGATATCTTCAACATCCTTTTGACTGTTCAAAGTTTATACAATGTGGCCCTTCAGGTCCTTCAGTTTTGAACTGTCCAAATGGATTAATCTGGAATCAGAATGTTTTGACCTGCATGTCATCCTTATCAGTTAAATGTGAGACTGGAAAGTATCTCAATCCAGATGGCTTACCTTGTAATGAAGAACCAACAGAAGAACCTCCCACTCAGGCCCCTACCCACGAACCCACACCTCGCCCAACCACTAAAGCCCCAACTCAACCACCTACACAGGAACCCACACCTCGCCCAACTACTAAAGCCCCAACTCAACCACCTACACAGGAACCTACACCTCGACCAACCACTAAAGTCCCAACTCAGCCCCCTACACAGGAACCTACACCTCGACCAACCACTAAAGCCCCAACTCAGCCCCCTACACAGGAACCTACACCTCGACCAACCACTAAAGCCCCAACTCAACCACCCACACAGGAACCCACACCTCGCCCAACCACTAAAGCCCCAACTCAGCCACCTACACAGGAACCCACACCTCGACCAACAACTAAAGCTCCAACTCAGCCACCTACACAGGAACCTACACCTCGACCAACCACTAAATCCCCAACTCAGCCCCCTACACAAGAACCCACACCTCGACCATCCACTAAAGCCCCAACTCAGCCCCCTACAATGGAACCCACACCACGCCCAACCACTAAAGCCCCAACTCAGCCCCCTACACAAGAACCCACACCTCGCCCAACCACTAAAGCCCCAACTCAGCCCCCTACACAGGAACCCACACCTCGCCCAACCACTAAAGCCCCAACTCAGGCCCCTACACAGGAACCTACACCTCACCCAACCACTAAAACCCCAACTCAACCACCAACAGAGGCACCCACACCAATGCCTACTGAAGCACACCCCACCCACCTACCTACCGTCGTTCCAACTGAAGAACCTACTCCAGGAGAATGTGATTTTAAATGCCCAAAGCTTACTGGTGTATTTCCCCATCCACGAGACTGTGCACGTTATTTCGTATGCCTTTTCAAAAAACCAACTGAGCACAAGTGTCCTCTTGGTATGCATTTTAGTGATAAAATGAACATTTGTACCATTCCAGCTTTAGCTAAGTGCAAAGCCACACCTGACGCTCAATGTTAA